The genomic segment AATTGTCCAAAAGAGCAAATAGTAAATTAAAAGTTAATACATAATAATAGGATAACATTGTGACGCTCAAGACAGAGGATGAGTTAAAGAGAAGGATTGACAAACTTCTAGATTAATAAGCTTTTGAAAAAGACAGTGTATGTGATATCTTAGACGAATCTCTCATAGACAGTGGCGGATTCAGAATTTTCATTCAGGGTGTTCGGAAAATAAAAGAagctaaatataatttatttagggtgttcaaaagttaatatatgcatataaatatagaaaatttaccctatatatataatttaatttttcgcCAAGATCCGTCCTGCTCATAGATAGAAAAGAATAAAGTGAAGAGTTTTGTAGATCATAATTCAAGTTCATATAGTACGTGAAGTTCCTATGCTCTTGATAATGACGCAGCTCAAGAAAATATTCCCTAGGTTTATTGGGTCAATCAAAGGGAGATTTTTTAACTCATGTAGAAAAAGAGGGTCGAGGGGATGACAACTTTTGTGAGCTGTAGTTAGAAacctaaaacaaaaaaaaccttAAAAGTAAGCTTTTTTTTACACCcttaaatttgttataaataaaaataattgaactgTTAACCTAAATAACCGAGTTCTCTCATAAATGAATTAACATGTTTTTCACACAGAACATCGTTAATTAACACACCTAATTATATCCGAAACATTTTCATAATCATAGATGGATtttaaaacggaaaagggccaaatatacccctgaactatTGGAAAAGAgctaaatatacccttcgttatattttaggtttaaatatacccttaccgttatactattggttcgAATATACCCTTACTCAGTTAAAGTTGTCCAAGATGGACATCCGATCCTACGAGGCACTagcatttgatgaggtggacgccacgtggcatgccacctcaacacccctaacccattttacccctccctctatttgttcttccacACTAAAATTTTCTTCCCTTCCACCATCATTGCCACCAACATTGCTCCTTTGCTTTTCCGTCACAACTGAAAGAGAAGGcgaattaacaaaaaaattacaCTTCTTTAGCTCTTGATTACAGTGAAAGCATTATTAGGCTTCTTTATCACCCAACTTACAGTCACTAGAATCTTTGCATCTATATCAATTatcatgacaaaaaaaaaaaaaaaaaaaaaagagggtgaAAAATTCTAGAATACTAAGCGAACTTGGGGggacaatttaaaaaaaattcaatttcctaaataaaaatctaaattttaCGCCCTCCGAGAATTCTTTAACTGACTcaaagttggaaaaagaaaacTCACAGCTTCAGGAAGTAAGCAACGTAGTTACGCATCAGAAGTTATCATTTAGTGTGAGCCATTTATTGGTTGTATTTTTAGACCTTTGAGCTGCAACTATTGTGACGGAGAAGCAGAGGAGCAATGGTGGTGGCAATGATGGCGAAGGGAAAGGAAATCTTAGCGGTGGAAGAATAAATAGAGggagaggggtaaaatgggttagaaATGTTAGTGGCATCGCGGtgtccacctcatcaaatgctAGTGCCACGTAGGATCGGATGTCCACCTTGGATAACTTTAACTGAGTAAGAATATATTCGAATCAatagtataacggtaggggtatatttaaacctAAAATATAACGAAGGGtgtatttggcccttttccaatagttcaggggtatatttggcccttttccgatttTAAAATCCTATTTtgacaaccaaaaaaaaaaaaaaataactacactgctcttttcttttccctcgcACCAACAAACCTGGAAGTGAGGAAAGACACGCTATATATAGCCTCCAATCTCGTTATTCATCCCTAAcccaaacaaaaaccaaaaaaaaaaacaaaacaaaaaacacaaaaaaaaaaaaaaaaaaaatgtcagaTTCCTCAACACCATCTAATGGTGATCTCCATTCACCATTaatttcaaaaccaaaaaaagtaACAATGGATCAAATGTTAGACAAGTATTGTGGCGAATTCGGGTGGTGGCAATTTAGACATTTTGTATTAACAAGCTTAGCTTGGGCTTTAGAAGGGATACACACCATGGTTATGATTTTTGCTGACCGTGAACCGGGTTGGAAGTGTTCGACGAACCGGTGTGACTCGACGGTTAAAAGTGTGTGTGGACTTGAACCGGGTTCGTGGGAATGGTTAGGTGGAAATGCAAGTTCTACGGTTACGGAGTTTGGGTTAATATGTGGACAGAAATATAAGGTTGGACTTGTTCAATCCTTGTTTTTCGCTGGCTGCATGATCGGTATGTTGTTAATCaccctttttaatattttaaaacttttttgtttttttggtttgtGTTTTTGTTCTACGTTTATTCCATTGTTTCGTTGTTGTTACTCTCGCCGTTCCGAAATAAGTGTCAcattaacaaataaaatttatctcaaaataattGTCATCTTAGAAATTCAGGACAAAAATTGATAAGTGTTTCCAATGGTGCCTTTAGCGATAAAGAATGTGGTCATCTTTAATAttgttcaattctcaaaaaataTTTAGCAAATACTGGTAGTTTAGTATTAATTTCTTGATGGGTATGATTTCTTTCTGTAATGCTATGTGCTACTTTTCGTTTcgcattattttgttgttgttattgctaTCGTTTCTGTATTATCTTTTTCAAAATGTTTTACTTAAGCCGAGAGTCTAtctggaaacaacctctctagaGAGTCTATCGGAACCAACCTCTCTATCTCTACGAGGTAGGAATAAGGTCTGGATACACTTTACCCTAGCTAAATTTCACTTGTGAGATTGTactggatatgttgatgttgttttttTACCCCCTGTatcctaatttggaaaaaaaggcACTTGATCGTTTTTTGTATAGTGAAAGGTTAAGTTAACAGAATTCAGTGGTTTTCCGACCTTCTTTAACGAATTAGAGCAACACATCTCCAATTTTTCATTATTATGTGTGAGGTACATTTTTCAAAACTTGTTTAGAAGTCATTGGCGTGCAGTTTCTTAGTAGTGAGAAGCAGTGACTAGTGGCAGTAGTACATGGGTTCAAACCGAGGAGCTACTCCGGCCGTGTTAGAATGGTTGTCACTTGTCAGATCTTATTTAATTATGAATAGTAAATTTAATcagattaatttaatattttaaaattcaagttaaaatactaaaaaaatacatatatagtatTATTAGTTAATTCTTCTCATATCATAAAATGTTAGtaaaagtttaaataatttgattttcaaGAAGCAAAGCGTAATAGTAGTACGTATTTTGAGATGCAGGGACTATTAGATTACTTAAAACATGACTAAATGAAAGTGATAACCTAGAAATAAGATTAGTAGTAATATCTACAATGGGTTATAATATACTGATTGtgccaaaaataattacattgtCCGCATAAgttaaaacttcattttctaTGATGGAAAACACATGCCATTCAACTTTGTGGACAATGTTTCTCAATAGAGTTTAGTTATATATGGCCGCCGGCCGGTATAAGAATTTTTAATTTACTTAAATGTAATAAGTAATAgtacttgttttatttttagaattacAATATCATATTCTAAAAATGTTTACTATAGATAAGAATAATCTGATCGTGGAAAAGTTTCTTCACATTGATGATATGGTATACTTTTATGCGGTCCACTGACAAGCAGAGGTGGAGCTAGCATAATACTCGGGGTTTCGGCCGAATCCAATAACTTTAATCTAAATTCTGTGTTTGTCTTAAAAAATTCATTGAATGTACATACACTGTTAATTTAGAACTCAATAACTTATACGAATTAGAATTTCGAACTCTGAATTCTCCGTCTCTGCCGACAAGGCGTGGTCACATATTGTAACCTCTAAATGGACTAGCACGCCTGCACCTTTCACGGAGATGAGTTATTGATTTGGCTGAATTGTTTTGGCATCACTATTCACCACATGCATTTCTATCCTGATGAGCACTTTGTCAGTTTCTCAGTTCGTACAAAGTTGACGAGGATGTGTTTTACCTTTCCCTTAGTCTAATATTATAAAATTACAACTTACAAGTAGAAAAAGAATGCGGCCAAATTTTTGTTTGCTAACGAATTGTTAATAATTAACATTCAAGTGTATCAAGCTCAATAAAATGGGACAAAAACAGATGAGGAAAGACGACATTTTGCATCGGAAAGATATTATAATTAAAGATCAAGGACAATAACAACATTGTCGAACTAAACTCGTGTTTGTGGGCCAACTAAGAAACGTGATCAGGATAAACATGACAACTGAAAGATACTAATGAAGTACAATAGGATATACTTTTAGGTCAGTATTAGAGTATCCTTTTTCTTACTTACTACTCACCCCCTAAGTTGAATATTAAGAATATGTTATCCCGATCCGGATCTTCCGTCTTCCTAATATGATACTCCCTgcattccaattttttttttttttttcaaatgtagTGACAAGGTTTGTAAAGGGCTAAAAGATTATTTGTCTCGTCAATTTGTGTATAGTTTAGCAAATTTTATGCTCGTGTCTGCTTTGTTTACTAAGAtttagaatgaaaaaaaaaatcaattaatatttttacttctattaaaagttgaaattgaaactTCATGATTATGCACCTACTGTATTTATCAGTGGTTTACACCTCCTTGAATGATAGGAGtaatttattcaattttaacttcttcttttttttaaaaaaaaaaaagatactatGATTTAAGACAAGGCATATATGTTGAGAGATTATAAATTatcttaataaaataaaataaaaattcagattaaattatttttaaataaaatattaaaataaattttagataaaataaaaaaataatgtgaTACGTAAAATAACACAGAGCCTATTGAAATAGGCTACTTTATTTTCGATAACtcatcaaaaataaaaacaataaaaagaagGCAACTCTAGGACAATGAATAAGTGCGTCGATGTACTTGAattgcttatttttttattcaataaaacAAATATGCGATAGGTATGGACCAGAAAAGCTTATTCTTGTCAACTTTCTTAGCCAGGAAGGATCACTTCATCTTGTAGTactataccatgcaccaaacgataAAGAATGGCACTTTAATTATTGTACCGAGACACAGAGAACCTTATCAAATTATCATGACGAGAAGCTGCTTCTTTTGACTTGCTTGTCCATTGTTTTTTGTCCATTTATTAAAAGCTTCCCTCACATTGTATGACATGTCGTTTATTTTTCCATGCATATTGACACTTGCTGATTGTAGTATGATTCAGCACTGAATATTTTGTcttccttcaaaattatttactCGCGTTACTCCTTCAAAACTTTTTGGTAGTTCTTACATGacacttattttcttccatgtgaAAATAATGACATTTTCATACGCGTGGATGCTCTTTACTTTTAAATGATTTATCTCATTCATAAATAGAATTTATAATTATAGAAATATTTAAAACCATAAGTCTAAAAGTATTCCGGAGTTAATTTCATGAATGATCACTTTGGGCCTATTTGGAAAGCCATCCGGATAATTGAAATTGAGTGTAATTGGGTGTCATTACACAATTTAttctgtttgtttgaccaattaattaCTTGATTAGGtgagaattgagtgtaattaagagggtgtaattacactttcTAATTCTCAAAGGAGGttgggaattgggtgtaattacactctatAATTGCatggttactttttagtttttttccttttttttgttttattttaatttctttttttttaatttacttttatttctattattttaactttttattatattattctttttatattatttagctTTCATTCCCTTTTTCTCAttctcaacctttacttcttgtgattccatgtaattgctcgtattgtttttaattttattcatttagcaaaattgtgttattattctaattttttaaaccACACATCTCAACATTAGAAAGAATTAGTTATTAACAAACTTCGCATATATTAAATGATGTTtataaagtagaatttcgttgtgaatgaggttatatatagatttatattttctctttcttttaaattacatttacttaagttattatgaaacttttttttattttattttgaatttaggttatattttcgaatttatttgctttagtactattgacttgttgctgcacattgcatgttgtttatttttcacttacagttgatagattttttttgtcaaacaattgaataatgttatggcagtatatatataaatattaattttgtttgcCAAATATCCAATCCATGATGCTCTcgaaaaaaagttaatttttaatttttataattaattaaaaatattattaatgtgaaaaatatatatcaattattttttacaatattagttacaaatatatgattattaattaatatattttcaataaaTAATATGTTGTTAAAGACATAGTttaatatcatctataaaggcacatatttttcaagattaattttaaattttttataagaaattttattttaaaattaaataactgtgtaattacatttgtgcaaccaaacattacacttgtaattacattgtAATTAACTGATGACAAACAAATAGACATCAAACAGATCATTGTAATTATAATACTGTGTAATTATTACCCTAATAATTACACCAATACCAATTACTAGGTGGttttccaaacagacccttaatttaaattttattgcaCTAGTATTACTAAACTATTTTTCGCAAGAAAAAAATCATTGAACTTAACACATGTACTAAGAAAGTcgttaaactatttttttggaGTTTCTCGCCTAGAAAAGCAACTCGCTTGTAGTCTCTCTCACATATTTTTTGATTACTTTTGCTATGTCCCAAAAGTAATCGTTCTCCTAAAAATTTCGTCCAGTCAAACACTGCctctaaaaattaatttaagtaAATTATGTTGCTCGGATCTTTATAAATATTGACGGTTAGGTGTCGGATCCTCAAAAACTAAGTGTATTTTGAAGGATTTGACAGGAgtgttatataatatttttcgaGAGTTTGAGCAACATAACAAGTAACTATTATAAAATTAAGTTCTCAGTTTTCAATTTTTCAAGATGATACTGAAAGATTCACCATTCAGAATGTGATTGGTAATTTACCTTGCTCTATGTTTACAGTTGTTGTTGgatcaaattttgaaattaatggAAAAATTCTCACTTAGTTGATAACATTTTTGAGATGTTACGAAAATTTTGTAACACTTCCAAATGGTTTTGTCAGGTGCTGGAGTATTTGGACATCTCTCAGACTCCAAATTGGGAAGAAAAGGCTCCCTCACAATGGTTTGCATTTTGAACGCCTTCTTTGGTTGTTTAACAGCATTTTCTTCAGACTATTGGACCTATACCTTATTCCGCGTACTCTCCGGTTTTAGCACGGGCGGGACCGGCCTTTGCGCTTTTGTTCTCGCTACTGAACCCGTTGGCCAGTCTTGGCGTGGCGTAGCCGGAATGTCtactttctattttttctctATTGGAATAGCCGTCGTACCTGCCATTGCTTATTTCTTCCAAACGTGGCGATCTCTCTACATTGCTTCTTCAATCCCATCCATTATGCTTGTTATCTTCGTACTCCCTTTCCTTCACGAGTCACCTCGTTGGTGCCTCGTTAGAGGAAAAGCAGACGAAGCAATGAAAATCATGCACAAAATCGCCAAATCCAATGGAAAACACCTCCCCGATGGTGTTGTTCTTGCCCTCGATAGTGAAGTGAACGATGAGAACGATCCTAATTCTCAATCCGAGTCCAAAGAAGCCCAAAACGGATCCATATTAGATGTACTGAGGCTACCTTTAACGAGATTTCGGTTGTTCTTAGCTGTGGCGATAAACTTCTTTTGCTCTGTTGTGTACTACGGGTTAAGTCTGAATGCTGTCAACCTCGGGACCAATCTTTACCTCAGCGTCTCCCTCAACGCTATCGCTGAAATGCCTGCCTATTTGTTAACCGCATTAGTATTGGACAGGCTCGGTAGAAAGCCGTTAGCAATATGGACAATGTGGTTTAGCGGGATTTTCTGCTTAGCCGGAAGCTTGATGAAGGCTTACGAGACGTGGAAGGTGGTCCCAATGGTGTGCGGAGTTTTAGGGATATTTGGCATGGCGGGGACTTACAATTTGTTGTTCGTGTATTCGATGGAGTTGTTTCCGACTGTGGTGAGGAATGCTGCGTTGGGATGTGCGACACAGGCATCACAAATGGGGGCGATTTTGGCGCCCCTAGTGGTTGTTTTAGGGGGTGGGATACCATTTGCAGTGTTTGCAGTATGTGGGATTGCTGGAGGGTTACTGGTAATGTACTTGCCTGAGACTTTAAATAGGCCATTATATGATACAATGGCTGGAATGGAAGAAGCTGAAGCAGAGAAACCAGGCATTCTATCTTAATTTGCCGGTTTTTGAACTTGTTTCGGAGAACTATTTTTAGATTGTACTTATATTAGGTAGTCACAATAAGGCAAGCTCGAATTGTGCTCTATCGCAAGAGGCAGAACTAcgtcaaaagctagaagttgaTCTATCCTAACTTGTAGCTTTTTGACTTAAATGCACTTTGAGATTTGATCAAATAAATTACAATTGTAGAGTATCTCTCAATCTTC from the Lycium ferocissimum isolate CSIRO_LF1 chromosome 11, AGI_CSIRO_Lferr_CH_V1, whole genome shotgun sequence genome contains:
- the LOC132036729 gene encoding organic cation/carnitine transporter 4, giving the protein MSDSSTPSNGDLHSPLISKPKKVTMDQMLDKYCGEFGWWQFRHFVLTSLAWALEGIHTMVMIFADREPGWKCSTNRCDSTVKSVCGLEPGSWEWLGGNASSTVTEFGLICGQKYKVGLVQSLFFAGCMIGAGVFGHLSDSKLGRKGSLTMVCILNAFFGCLTAFSSDYWTYTLFRVLSGFSTGGTGLCAFVLATEPVGQSWRGVAGMSTFYFFSIGIAVVPAIAYFFQTWRSLYIASSIPSIMLVIFVLPFLHESPRWCLVRGKADEAMKIMHKIAKSNGKHLPDGVVLALDSEVNDENDPNSQSESKEAQNGSILDVLRLPLTRFRLFLAVAINFFCSVVYYGLSLNAVNLGTNLYLSVSLNAIAEMPAYLLTALVLDRLGRKPLAIWTMWFSGIFCLAGSLMKAYETWKVVPMVCGVLGIFGMAGTYNLLFVYSMELFPTVVRNAALGCATQASQMGAILAPLVVVLGGGIPFAVFAVCGIAGGLLVMYLPETLNRPLYDTMAGMEEAEAEKPGILS